The following proteins are encoded in a genomic region of Drosophila miranda strain MSH22 chromosome 4, D.miranda_PacBio2.1, whole genome shotgun sequence:
- the LOC108163919 gene encoding uncharacterized protein LOC108163919 isoform X3: protein MVSLSKISNSCRRYNFLSYKFILIPYILATTILDGFSALKVNEEIKGRYPIHYAADFGQLKVLELLILKGADVNKLSYLVNYLIYCYPYML from the exons ATGGTCAGTCTATCAAAAATATCAAATAGCTGCAGGCGATACAATTTTCTGTCGTATAAATTCATATTAATTCCATATATTTTGGCTACTACTATTTTGGATGGATTTTCG GCTCTTAAAGTAAATGAGGAGATTAAAGGAAGGTACCCAATTCATTATGCGGCTGATTTTGGTCAGTTAAAGGTGCTCGAGCTCTTGATTCTAAAAGGAGCCGATGTTAAT AAACTATCATACCTTGTAAATTATCTGATTTACTGTTATCCTTATATGCTCTAA
- the LOC108163054 gene encoding ATP-dependent Clp protease proteolytic subunit, protein MLRNTISRLLQNNSLKCVTGTTSSRSINLIPMVVEQTGRGERAYDIFSRLLKERIICLMGNITDDISSTVVAQLLFLQSENVNKPIHLYINSPGGVVTAGLAIYDTMQYVKPPIATWCVGQACSMGSLLLAAGAPGMRYSLPNARIMIHQPSGGAQGQATDILIHAEEIIKIKRQLTSIYVKHAKNSYEEMCQRMERDHFMTPDEAKTLGIIDHVLEHPPETVSDSGPTSDGGKNAGKSASDEPQRKRSNQAA, encoded by the exons ATGCTTAGAAACACTATCAGCCGCTTGTTACAAAATAATTCT CTAAAATGTGTTACCGGAACTACTTCTTCTCGGAGTATAAACCTCATTCCCATGGTGGTAGAACAAACTGGCAGAGGAGAACGGGCCTATGATATATTCTCGCGACTGCTGAAAGAACGGATTATTTGCCTTATGGGAAACATAACCGATGACATTAGCTCTACCGTGGTTGCTCAATTGTTATTTTTACAATCTGAGAATGTCAACAAGCCAATCCACTTGTATATAAATTCTCCGGGTGGTGTTGTTACTGCTGGTCTTGCCATTTACGACACCATGCAGTATGTTAAGCCGCCTATAGCGACGTGGTGCGTTGGTCAAGCATGTTCAATGGGATCACTTTTATTGGCGGCAGGAGCACCGGGAATGCGATATTCATTACCTAATGCCAGAATTATGATACATCAACCTTCTGGAGGCGCACAA GGTCAAGCCACCGATATCCTAATACATGCCGAGGAAATTATCAAAATTAAACGCCAACTTACTAGCATATATGTAAAGCATGCTAAAAACTCGTACGAAGAAATGTGCCAACGAATGGAGCGGGATCATTTCATGACCCCCGATGAGGCCAAGACACTTGGTATTATTGATCACGTGCTTGAACACCCACCAGAAACAGTCTCAGACAGTGGGCCGACATCTGATGGTGGTAAAAATGCTGGTAAATCTGCTTCTGATGAGCCCCAGAGGAAAAGGTCAAACCAGGCAGCTTAA
- the LOC108163919 gene encoding uncharacterized protein LOC108163919 isoform X4 has translation MVSLSKISNSCRRYNFLSYKFILIPYILATTILDGFSALKVNEEIKGRYPIHYAADFGQLKVLELLILKGADVN, from the exons ATGGTCAGTCTATCAAAAATATCAAATAGCTGCAGGCGATACAATTTTCTGTCGTATAAATTCATATTAATTCCATATATTTTGGCTACTACTATTTTGGATGGATTTTCG GCTCTTAAAGTAAATGAGGAGATTAAAGGAAGGTACCCAATTCATTATGCGGCTGATTTTGGTCAGTTAAAGGTGCTCGAGCTCTTGATTCTAAAAGGAGCCGATGTTAAT TGA
- the LOC108163919 gene encoding myotrophin isoform X2, which produces MSENVIWTIKNGEFDAVQEAFKNDALKVNEEIKGRYPIHYAADFGQLKVLELLILKGADVNKKDKHGITPLLAAIWEGHKSCVELLLEKGANKSESTPDGKSYIEAAESDEIKKLLI; this is translated from the exons ATGAGTGAAAATGTTATTTGGACTATCAAAAACGGAGAGTTTGATGCTGTGCAAGAAGCGTTCAAAAAcgat GCTCTTAAAGTAAATGAGGAGATTAAAGGAAGGTACCCAATTCATTATGCGGCTGATTTTGGTCAGTTAAAGGTGCTCGAGCTCTTGATTCTAAAAGGAGCCGATGTTAAT AAAAAGGATAAACATGGCATTACACCGCTTCTTGCAGCTATTTGGGAAGGACACAAGAGCTGCGTAGAGCTTCTTTTGGAAAAG GGAGCAAACAAAAGCGAGTCTACTCCAGATGGCAAAAGTTATATTGAAGCAGCAGAAAGCGATGAAATCAAGAAACTTCTTATCTAA
- the LOC108163919 gene encoding myotrophin isoform X1: MVSLSKISNSCRRYNFLSYKFILIPYILATTILDGFSALKVNEEIKGRYPIHYAADFGQLKVLELLILKGADVNKKDKHGITPLLAAIWEGHKSCVELLLEKGANKSESTPDGKSYIEAAESDEIKKLLI; this comes from the exons ATGGTCAGTCTATCAAAAATATCAAATAGCTGCAGGCGATACAATTTTCTGTCGTATAAATTCATATTAATTCCATATATTTTGGCTACTACTATTTTGGATGGATTTTCG GCTCTTAAAGTAAATGAGGAGATTAAAGGAAGGTACCCAATTCATTATGCGGCTGATTTTGGTCAGTTAAAGGTGCTCGAGCTCTTGATTCTAAAAGGAGCCGATGTTAAT AAAAAGGATAAACATGGCATTACACCGCTTCTTGCAGCTATTTGGGAAGGACACAAGAGCTGCGTAGAGCTTCTTTTGGAAAAG GGAGCAAACAAAAGCGAGTCTACTCCAGATGGCAAAAGTTATATTGAAGCAGCAGAAAGCGATGAAATCAAGAAACTTCTTATCTAA